The Corynebacterium comes genome window below encodes:
- a CDS encoding VOC family protein has protein sequence MSDIKHGDPVWMDLSTHDIDAAQTFYRELLGWEFASAGEDFGGYLIISSGGRQVGGAMSSLMGPEGPTGEPQSPTTWTVYLKADDIAATVKKAAAAGGTVLLAPMKVGSFGMMAVIADPAGAVVGLWQADEFHGLMRDAGPGTPPWFEVMTMDFDAAVEFYREVAGWETGESGEGVRYASTDAAGIGEANSLMPAGTPSFWRMYVEVADVDAGVEKLRELGGELLDGPVDSPFGRIATVADPQGASFQLISR, from the coding sequence ATGTCCGACATCAAGCACGGCGACCCTGTCTGGATGGACCTGTCCACGCACGATATCGACGCCGCCCAGACCTTCTACCGCGAGCTCCTCGGCTGGGAGTTCGCCAGCGCCGGCGAAGACTTCGGCGGTTACCTGATCATCAGCAGCGGGGGCAGGCAGGTGGGCGGGGCGATGAGCTCACTCATGGGCCCGGAAGGTCCGACCGGGGAGCCGCAGTCGCCGACCACGTGGACGGTGTACCTCAAGGCCGACGACATCGCCGCCACCGTGAAAAAGGCCGCCGCGGCCGGGGGCACGGTTCTGCTGGCGCCGATGAAGGTCGGCTCCTTCGGGATGATGGCCGTCATTGCGGATCCGGCAGGGGCGGTGGTGGGCCTGTGGCAGGCGGATGAGTTCCATGGTTTGATGCGGGACGCGGGGCCCGGCACCCCGCCGTGGTTCGAGGTCATGACCATGGATTTCGACGCCGCTGTGGAGTTCTACCGGGAGGTGGCGGGCTGGGAGACGGGGGAGTCGGGGGAGGGGGTCCGGTACGCGTCGACCGACGCCGCCGGAATCGGTGAGGCCAACAGTCTCATGCCGGCCGGGACCCCGAGTTTCTGGCGGATGTATGTGGAGGTGGCGGATGTGGACGCGGGTGTCGAGAAGCTCCGTGAACTCGGCGGGGAGCTTCTCGACGGCCCCGTCGACTCGCCCTTCGGTCGGATCGCCACCGTCGCCGACCCTCAGGGGGCGTCGTTCCAGCTCATCTCGCGGTAG
- the mgtE gene encoding magnesium transporter, producing the protein MSAMLDQPPIRDVVRLVERSTATRAAVVLRLLSRRRSIQVFDALDAAHQADLIDALGDRAVYEFFAELDPDDRVSLLDELPAEIAERFMRTLDDSERDITGVVLGYPRGSIGRRMSPEVPHIYEDMSVDETLEKLRLVADDVETIYTLPIISRDRLLVGVTSLRKLFTAEGSAGVAELMDEPVFAGAHDDAEETARWFLPLDILAMPIIDESGRLVGMLTFDDAVDIVEEADSEDAARSGAHEPLQQPYLSTSLFRVVRSRIVWLLVLAVSALLTVQVLGAFEDTLAAAVVLSLFIPLLTGTGGNTGNQAATTVTRALALGDVRPRDVLSVAWRELRVGMLLGALLGAIGFILASLVFGLDIGIVIGSTLFLVCTMSATVGGVMPIIAKKVGADPAVFSNPFISTLSDATGLVVYFLIAKSVMGL; encoded by the coding sequence CTGTCGGCGATGCTCGATCAACCTCCGATCCGGGACGTGGTGCGGCTCGTCGAGCGCTCGACGGCGACGAGAGCGGCTGTGGTGCTGCGGCTTCTCTCACGTCGTCGGTCGATCCAGGTTTTCGACGCCCTCGACGCCGCGCACCAGGCCGACCTCATCGATGCGCTGGGCGACCGGGCCGTCTATGAGTTCTTCGCGGAACTGGATCCGGATGACCGGGTCTCGCTTCTCGACGAACTGCCCGCGGAGATCGCCGAACGCTTCATGCGCACCCTCGACGACTCCGAACGTGACATCACCGGGGTGGTCCTCGGCTACCCGAGGGGCTCCATCGGTCGTCGCATGTCACCGGAGGTGCCGCACATCTACGAAGACATGAGCGTCGACGAGACGCTGGAGAAACTGCGTCTGGTGGCCGATGATGTGGAGACGATCTACACCCTGCCGATCATCTCCCGCGACCGACTGCTGGTCGGCGTCACCTCTCTGCGGAAACTGTTCACCGCGGAAGGCTCGGCCGGGGTCGCGGAGCTGATGGATGAGCCCGTGTTCGCCGGCGCACACGATGATGCGGAGGAGACCGCCCGCTGGTTCCTGCCGCTGGATATTCTGGCGATGCCCATCATCGACGAATCCGGTCGGCTCGTGGGCATGCTCACCTTCGATGACGCCGTCGACATCGTTGAGGAGGCCGATTCCGAGGACGCCGCACGTTCCGGCGCCCATGAGCCGCTGCAGCAGCCGTACCTTTCGACGTCGCTGTTCAGGGTCGTGCGGTCACGCATCGTGTGGCTGCTCGTCCTGGCGGTCTCCGCCCTTCTGACGGTCCAGGTGCTGGGCGCCTTCGAGGACACCCTCGCGGCGGCCGTTGTGCTCAGCCTCTTCATCCCGTTGCTCACCGGCACCGGTGGCAACACCGGCAACCAGGCCGCCACCACCGTCACCCGTGCCCTCGCCCTCGGCGACGTCCGTCCACGCGACGTCCTCTCCGTCGCATGGCGCGAGCTGCGAGTCGGCATGCTCCTGGGTGCGCTGCTCGGCGCCATCGGCTTCATCCTGGCGTCATTGGTGTTCGGCCTGGACATCGGCATCGTCATCGGGTCCACGCTGTTCCTGGTGTGCACCATGTCCGCGACGGTGGGTGGGGTCATGCCGATCATCGCGAAGAAGGTCGGCGCTGATCCGGCGGTGTTCTCCAACCCGTTCATTTCCACTCTCAGCGATGCCACGGGTCTTGTTGTGTATTTCCTCATCGCAAAATCTGTGATGGGCCTATAA
- a CDS encoding SLC13 family permease yields MSTLQAPEVGDQVEPAPDYLDEARDPREWHRQAFGIIVGLILAGLVYLFFPADAAETVLQSAGADPESEYSHQAMRVVAATTVLMGAWWMTEAIPLAATALLPIAIFPLSQVATFADVGSPYASSTIFLFLGGFLLALGLQRWDVHRRMALAVVLAVGTSPKRLILGFMIATGFLSMWVSNTATAVVMLPIGMSVLHLTAGLVGGMHHQKKFATGLMLAIAYAASIGSLGTLIGTPPNALLAGYMEEAHGITIGFGQWMMVGVPVAVIFTILAWLVLITVFKPEMDKIPGGRELIRHEIEKMGRWSRPQIIVTIIFVAAALSWIFIPLVIDWLGVDVGYNDALVGIIAGLLMFAIPADPKTGVRILDWKTANDLPWDVLLLFGGGLSLSGMFTATGLSLWIGEKAKALEVLPTFLLIAAVAALVLVLTEFTSNTATAATFLPIMGGVAVGIGLTGATDMNILLLTIPVALSATCAFMLPVATPPNAIAFGSGYVKIGDMLKGGVWLNLIAVVLITLATYFVAIPVFGLVI; encoded by the coding sequence ATGAGCACTCTTCAGGCCCCAGAGGTGGGAGATCAGGTCGAACCGGCACCTGATTACCTCGACGAGGCTCGCGACCCCCGCGAATGGCACCGCCAGGCCTTCGGCATCATCGTCGGCCTGATTCTGGCCGGGCTCGTCTACCTGTTCTTCCCGGCTGATGCCGCGGAGACCGTCCTCCAGTCCGCCGGTGCGGACCCGGAGTCCGAGTACTCCCACCAGGCCATGCGCGTCGTCGCCGCCACCACTGTGCTCATGGGTGCCTGGTGGATGACGGAGGCCATCCCGCTGGCAGCTACGGCACTGCTGCCCATCGCCATCTTCCCGCTCTCTCAGGTGGCCACCTTCGCGGACGTGGGCTCGCCCTACGCCAGCTCGACGATCTTCCTCTTCCTCGGCGGCTTCCTGCTCGCACTGGGCCTCCAGCGCTGGGACGTGCACCGCCGCATGGCGCTCGCCGTCGTGCTGGCGGTGGGCACCAGTCCCAAGCGTCTCATCCTGGGCTTCATGATCGCCACGGGCTTCCTGTCGATGTGGGTCTCCAACACCGCCACCGCCGTGGTCATGCTGCCCATCGGCATGTCCGTCCTGCACCTGACCGCCGGCCTGGTGGGCGGCATGCACCACCAGAAGAAGTTCGCCACCGGCCTGATGCTGGCCATCGCCTACGCGGCCTCTATCGGCTCGCTGGGCACCCTCATCGGTACCCCGCCGAACGCCCTGCTGGCCGGTTACATGGAGGAGGCGCACGGCATCACCATCGGCTTCGGCCAGTGGATGATGGTCGGCGTCCCGGTTGCCGTGATCTTCACCATCCTCGCCTGGCTGGTGCTGATCACCGTGTTCAAGCCGGAGATGGACAAGATCCCGGGCGGCCGTGAACTCATCCGCCACGAGATCGAGAAGATGGGTCGCTGGAGCCGCCCGCAGATCATCGTGACGATCATCTTCGTGGCCGCCGCCCTGTCCTGGATCTTCATCCCGCTCGTCATCGACTGGCTCGGTGTGGACGTCGGCTACAACGACGCGCTCGTCGGCATCATCGCCGGCCTGCTGATGTTCGCGATCCCCGCGGACCCGAAGACCGGCGTGCGCATCCTCGACTGGAAGACCGCCAATGATCTTCCCTGGGACGTCCTCCTGCTCTTCGGTGGTGGCCTCTCCCTGTCCGGCATGTTCACCGCCACCGGCCTGTCCCTGTGGATCGGTGAGAAGGCCAAGGCTCTGGAGGTCCTGCCGACCTTCCTGCTCATCGCCGCCGTCGCCGCCCTTGTTCTGGTGCTCACGGAGTTCACCTCCAACACCGCCACCGCCGCCACCTTCCTGCCCATCATGGGTGGTGTTGCGGTCGGTATCGGCCTGACGGGTGCCACCGACATGAACATCCTCCTGCTGACCATCCCGGTCGCACTGTCCGCCACCTGTGCGTTCATGCTGCCTGTGGCCACCCCGCCGAACGCCATCGCCTTCGGTTCCGGTTACGTCAAGATCGGCGACATGCTCAAGGGCGGCGTCTGGCTCAACCTCATCGCGGTCGTTCTGATTACCCTGGCGACCTATTTCGTCGCCATCCCGGTTTTCGGCCTGGTCATCTAA
- a CDS encoding prephenate dehydrogenase: MTSTNLSRSICILGLGLIGGSLMRDLAAQGVHVYGYNRSASGSRAATDDGFDASDDLTATLRRAEQDKAIIVLATPMPAIPGLLDAIIEFAPSCGITDVVSVKAAVYELIRERGLEDRYVGSHPMAGTAESGWNASRQGLFTRAAWVITYDHAADASDEWIALWTDVAHMILGVGADAIPARIGRHDAAVARVSHLVHIFAEALAIVGDNGGALAQSLAAGSFRDSTRVAGTQPSLVRAMCETNAEAVVLALDEALDLLHDARDSLAKPLPDITTLAETGYAARVRFEARHGARGESVSPVKISSRPLLRLNPGAPGWVRQLEQAETLGGRIDIF; the protein is encoded by the coding sequence GTGACCTCGACGAACCTTTCCCGCTCCATCTGCATCCTCGGCCTCGGCCTCATCGGCGGATCCCTCATGCGCGACCTCGCCGCTCAGGGAGTCCACGTCTACGGCTACAACCGCTCCGCATCCGGTTCCCGTGCCGCCACCGACGACGGCTTCGACGCCTCCGACGATCTCACAGCCACGCTCCGGCGTGCTGAACAGGACAAGGCGATCATCGTCCTGGCGACGCCGATGCCCGCCATCCCGGGGCTCCTTGACGCCATCATCGAGTTCGCCCCCTCCTGCGGCATCACCGACGTCGTGTCCGTCAAAGCCGCGGTTTATGAGCTGATCAGGGAGCGCGGACTGGAGGACCGGTACGTCGGCAGCCACCCCATGGCCGGCACCGCGGAATCCGGCTGGAACGCCTCCCGTCAGGGCCTGTTCACCCGCGCAGCCTGGGTGATCACCTACGACCACGCCGCGGACGCCTCCGACGAGTGGATCGCGCTGTGGACCGACGTCGCCCACATGATCCTCGGGGTGGGCGCCGACGCCATCCCCGCCCGAATCGGGCGGCACGACGCCGCAGTCGCCAGAGTCTCCCACCTCGTGCACATCTTCGCCGAGGCCCTCGCCATCGTCGGCGACAACGGCGGCGCACTGGCCCAGTCACTGGCGGCCGGCAGCTTCCGCGACTCCACACGTGTCGCGGGAACCCAGCCTTCACTGGTGCGTGCCATGTGCGAAACCAACGCCGAGGCAGTCGTCCTCGCCCTCGACGAAGCGCTCGACCTGCTCCATGACGCCCGCGACTCCCTGGCCAAACCACTCCCCGACATCACCACGCTCGCCGAGACCGGTTACGCCGCCCGGGTGCGTTTCGAGGCCCGCCACGGTGCCCGCGGTGAGTCAGTGTCCCCCGTGAAGATCTCCTCCCGCCCGCTCCTGCGCCTCAACCCGGGTGCACCGGGCTGGGTCCGCCAGCTGGAGCAGGCCGAGACCCTGGGCGGACGGATCGACATCTTCTAG
- a CDS encoding tRNA adenosine deaminase-associated protein, producing the protein MEHEEYGQSFAVTVTRTEGEWVVRAFDDDFSSLDASVRAVRALRSEGPAFALLCVDDDYFVIVRPNPNGVQALLSDATMAVDDDFAASVLEELDAEIPDLDPDELDEVDGWADGDFDLLADLGLSEEVLGVIVDDTDTWPTEQLIRIAEELGFADEFIAAVGIDD; encoded by the coding sequence ATGGAACACGAGGAGTACGGCCAGAGTTTCGCCGTCACGGTCACCCGCACGGAGGGTGAGTGGGTGGTGCGTGCTTTTGACGATGACTTCTCCTCGCTGGACGCCTCCGTCCGGGCGGTTCGGGCTCTGCGCAGCGAAGGCCCGGCATTTGCTCTGCTCTGCGTCGACGACGACTACTTTGTCATCGTCCGCCCCAACCCCAACGGTGTGCAGGCGCTGCTGTCGGACGCGACGATGGCGGTGGACGATGATTTCGCCGCCTCCGTGCTCGAGGAGCTCGACGCGGAGATCCCCGACCTGGACCCGGACGAGCTCGACGAGGTCGACGGCTGGGCGGACGGCGATTTTGACCTGCTCGCTGACCTGGGCCTGAGCGAGGAGGTGCTCGGTGTGATCGTGGATGACACGGATACGTGGCCCACGGAGCAGCTCATCCGGATCGCCGAGGAGCTGGGGTTCGCCGACGAGTTCATCGCCGCCGTGGGGATCGACGATTAG
- a CDS encoding nucleoside deaminase: MRRAIEVARTTPEGDVPVGAVLFGPDGRELATGTNRREADRDPTAHAEMLAIRRGVEKHGDSWRLTGCTLVVTLEPCTMCAGAILGARVGELIFGAFESKTGACGSLIDAVRAPGQLHRPAVRAGVLEGECAGLLGDFFGSLR; encoded by the coding sequence ATGCGCCGCGCCATCGAGGTCGCCCGCACCACACCTGAGGGAGACGTCCCCGTCGGCGCCGTCCTCTTCGGCCCTGACGGGCGGGAGCTGGCCACGGGCACGAACCGTCGCGAGGCTGACCGCGATCCCACCGCCCATGCGGAGATGCTGGCGATACGCAGGGGCGTCGAGAAGCACGGCGACTCCTGGCGTCTGACGGGCTGCACCCTCGTGGTCACGCTCGAACCGTGCACCATGTGTGCCGGCGCCATCCTCGGCGCACGCGTGGGCGAGCTCATCTTCGGCGCTTTCGAATCCAAGACCGGCGCCTGCGGCTCGCTCATCGACGCCGTCCGTGCCCCCGGTCAGCTCCATCGCCCCGCTGTCCGCGCAGGCGTGCTCGAGGGGGAGTGCGCAGGGCTGTTGGGGGATTTCTTCGGATCGTTACGTTGA
- a CDS encoding CsbD family protein, with amino-acid sequence MSTFENKAKDLGGKAKEGFGKATGNERLEAEGKADQTKADIKEGAERAGDKAKEAGDRVLGAFQDDDKRH; translated from the coding sequence ATGAGCACATTCGAGAACAAGGCAAAGGACCTCGGCGGCAAGGCCAAGGAGGGCTTCGGCAAGGCGACCGGCAATGAGCGACTGGAGGCCGAGGGAAAGGCCGACCAGACCAAGGCCGACATCAAGGAGGGCGCTGAGAGGGCCGGCGACAAGGCCAAGGAGGCCGGCGACCGGGTCCTCGGCGCTTTCCAGGACGACGACAAGCGCCACTGA
- a CDS encoding MMPL family transporter translates to MAKFLFKLGRWSFHHKWIVILLWLVTLAGVAGAAMTFQKPFSNQFSIGGTPSIDATYTLVEKFPEGGNPVNAAGVNVVFAAPEGQTLSEPQNSAAIDRVVGHIEDNLPDLTGTERFGNPVEVSPALQESVISMMTEQGLPEETARADADNLRMLSEDGRIGYTTFTIDVASSMDVTDEHRRIVNDAMDLGRDAGIGVEAGGAGFGDPIEIKTSSEIIGLAIAFVVLIFTFGSLLAAGLPVLTAVIGVGIGALAIMIATAFVELNNITPVLAVMIGLAVGIDYALFILSRYRVERERMAADEAAGMAVGTAGSAVVFAGATVIIALAALVIVNIEFLTAMGLSAAFTVFVAVLVALTFIPALLGILGDRTFAGRVPGVAGNRPKKHIREGRPRSQRPTMGNRWIHFVRRAPGLVMAVVVLSLGAMSYPVLNMELSLPSDSTSNLDTTQRKSADLMAEGFGEGVNAPFLVIVDGDDINVDAPALQPLILAQESMATEDAPVDRRQAAVTSSFLYTVGQLKNVGGVKHAQLIGMNADTNAAQILVTPQTGPDDQYTAQVSHALREQAVQISDATGAEIGLTGLTAVQMDITERLSGAMPVYLAIVVGLAILLLLGVFRSVMVPVVAGLGFLLSVGAAFGITVLVWQEGLWGLVNTPAPLISFMPIFLIGVTFGLAMDYQVFLVTRIREHYISMRVKERADPDSDTPRAVSKLDAVEQATIIGFTNGARVVTAAALIMIAVFAAFIDQPLPFIQIFGFALGAGVLFDAFFIRMALVPATMFLMGNATWWIPRWLNRLIPRMDIEGTALEKEWEARHAAEQEHRKQMGTVAS, encoded by the coding sequence GTGGCTAAATTTCTGTTCAAGCTGGGCCGTTGGTCCTTTCACCACAAGTGGATCGTCATCCTCCTGTGGCTGGTGACCCTGGCCGGTGTCGCGGGTGCTGCGATGACCTTCCAGAAACCCTTCTCCAACCAGTTCTCCATCGGCGGCACCCCGTCCATCGACGCGACCTACACCCTGGTGGAGAAATTCCCCGAAGGCGGTAACCCCGTCAACGCGGCCGGTGTGAACGTGGTGTTCGCGGCCCCGGAGGGGCAGACCCTGTCGGAACCGCAGAACTCGGCGGCCATCGACAGGGTCGTCGGCCACATCGAGGACAACCTGCCGGACCTCACGGGAACGGAGCGCTTCGGCAACCCGGTCGAGGTCTCCCCGGCCCTCCAGGAGAGCGTCATCTCCATGATGACCGAGCAGGGACTGCCGGAGGAGACCGCCCGCGCCGACGCAGACAACCTCAGGATGCTCTCCGAGGACGGCCGCATCGGCTACACCACCTTCACCATCGACGTCGCCTCGTCGATGGACGTCACGGACGAACACCGCCGGATCGTCAACGACGCGATGGATCTGGGGCGTGACGCCGGCATCGGGGTCGAGGCCGGTGGAGCCGGTTTCGGTGATCCCATCGAGATCAAGACGAGCAGTGAGATCATCGGCCTGGCGATCGCCTTCGTGGTGCTCATCTTCACTTTCGGTTCCCTCCTGGCCGCCGGGCTGCCGGTGCTCACCGCCGTGATCGGCGTGGGAATCGGCGCCCTGGCGATCATGATCGCCACCGCGTTCGTCGAGCTGAACAACATCACCCCGGTGCTGGCCGTGATGATCGGCCTGGCCGTCGGCATCGACTATGCGCTGTTCATCCTCTCCCGCTACCGGGTCGAGAGGGAACGCATGGCCGCCGACGAGGCGGCCGGCATGGCGGTGGGCACCGCCGGGTCGGCGGTCGTCTTCGCCGGCGCGACGGTCATCATCGCTCTGGCGGCGCTGGTGATCGTCAACATCGAGTTCCTCACCGCCATGGGGCTGTCCGCCGCGTTCACGGTGTTCGTCGCAGTGCTCGTGGCGCTGACCTTCATCCCCGCCCTGCTGGGCATCCTCGGTGACCGCACCTTCGCCGGCCGGGTGCCCGGGGTGGCCGGCAACCGGCCCAAGAAGCACATCCGGGAGGGTCGTCCACGCAGCCAGCGGCCCACGATGGGTAACCGGTGGATTCACTTCGTCCGCCGCGCACCGGGGCTGGTCATGGCCGTCGTCGTGCTCTCCCTGGGCGCGATGTCCTACCCGGTGCTCAACATGGAACTGTCGCTGCCCTCGGACTCCACCTCCAACCTGGACACCACGCAGCGCAAGTCCGCGGACCTCATGGCGGAGGGCTTCGGCGAGGGCGTCAACGCCCCCTTCCTGGTCATCGTCGACGGGGATGACATCAACGTCGATGCTCCGGCGCTTCAGCCGCTCATCCTGGCGCAGGAATCGATGGCGACGGAGGATGCGCCGGTGGACCGTCGTCAAGCAGCCGTCACCAGCTCCTTCCTCTACACGGTCGGCCAGCTGAAGAACGTCGGCGGCGTCAAGCACGCGCAGCTCATCGGCATGAACGCCGACACTAATGCGGCCCAGATCCTGGTGACTCCGCAGACCGGTCCCGACGACCAGTACACGGCACAGGTCTCCCACGCTCTGCGCGAGCAGGCGGTGCAGATCTCGGACGCCACGGGAGCGGAGATCGGCCTGACCGGCCTCACCGCCGTCCAGATGGACATCACCGAACGTCTTTCCGGCGCGATGCCCGTCTATCTGGCCATCGTCGTCGGCCTGGCGATCCTGCTGCTGCTGGGCGTCTTCCGCTCCGTGATGGTGCCGGTCGTCGCCGGCCTGGGCTTCCTGCTCTCGGTGGGCGCGGCCTTCGGCATCACGGTGCTGGTGTGGCAGGAGGGCCTGTGGGGCCTGGTGAACACCCCCGCCCCGCTGATCTCGTTCATGCCGATCTTCCTCATCGGCGTCACCTTCGGCCTGGCCATGGACTACCAGGTGTTCCTGGTCACCCGCATCCGCGAGCACTACATCAGCATGCGGGTGAAGGAACGCGCGGACCCGGATTCCGACACCCCCCGGGCGGTATCCAAGCTCGATGCCGTGGAGCAGGCCACCATCATCGGTTTCACCAACGGCGCGCGCGTGGTCACCGCCGCCGCGCTCATCATGATCGCCGTGTTCGCCGCCTTCATCGACCAGCCCCTGCCGTTCATCCAGATCTTCGGTTTCGCCCTGGGCGCGGGCGTGCTCTTCGACGCCTTCTTCATCCGCATGGCGCTGGTACCCGCGACGATGTTCCTCATGGGCAACGCCACCTGGTGGATCCCGCGCTGGCTCAACCGGCTCATCCCCCGCATGGACATCGAGGGCACCGCGCTGGAGAAGGAGTGGGAGGCCAGGCACGCCGCAGAGCAGGAGCACCGGAAGCAGATGGGTACGGTGGCATCATGA
- the tgt gene encoding tRNA guanosine(34) transglycosylase Tgt: MTDLSFTLGTELESGPGRHGRTGVIHTPHGDIATPAFIPVATKATVKTLTPEQIRETGAQAILSNAYHLYLQPGADLIDEAGGVGRFENWSGPTYTDSGGFQVMSQGSGFQKTISMDAAEAMANGHLPAKKNMAKVDEDGVDFTSFIDGSRHRFTPEISMQIQHQLGADILFAFDELTTLMDTREYQEASVERTRRWAQRCLVEHDRLTHERADKPLQSLWGVVQGAHYEDLRRQATRGLVELSDAAVDQGHRGFGGFGIGGALEKENLGTIVGWVCDELPKDKPRHLLGISEPDDMFTAIEAGADTFDCVAPTRLARRGGVYTLDGRMNLEGARFKRDFRGIDEEFGGYVSENYSRAYIRHLFKANEFLGMTLCTIHNLSFMIRLVDNIRLSIDGGYFEEYRDEFLGRYYAAKP; encoded by the coding sequence ATGACGGATCTCTCTTTCACCCTCGGCACCGAACTCGAATCCGGCCCCGGCAGGCACGGCCGTACCGGCGTCATCCACACCCCGCACGGGGACATCGCCACCCCGGCGTTCATCCCCGTGGCCACCAAGGCGACCGTGAAGACACTCACGCCGGAGCAGATCCGGGAGACCGGCGCGCAGGCGATCCTGTCCAACGCCTACCACCTCTACCTGCAGCCTGGTGCGGACCTCATCGACGAGGCCGGGGGAGTGGGCCGCTTCGAGAACTGGTCAGGACCCACCTACACCGACTCGGGCGGGTTCCAGGTGATGAGCCAGGGCTCCGGCTTCCAGAAGACCATCTCCATGGATGCTGCGGAAGCCATGGCGAACGGCCATCTGCCCGCGAAGAAGAACATGGCCAAGGTCGATGAGGACGGCGTTGACTTCACCAGCTTCATCGACGGTTCACGTCACCGTTTCACGCCCGAGATCAGCATGCAGATCCAGCACCAGCTGGGCGCGGATATCCTCTTCGCCTTCGATGAGCTGACCACCCTCATGGACACGCGTGAGTACCAGGAGGCCTCCGTCGAGCGCACCCGCCGCTGGGCGCAGCGCTGCCTCGTAGAGCACGACCGTCTCACCCACGAGCGCGCGGACAAGCCCCTGCAGTCCCTGTGGGGCGTCGTCCAGGGTGCGCACTATGAGGACCTGCGTCGCCAGGCCACGCGCGGCCTCGTGGAGCTTTCCGACGCCGCCGTCGACCAGGGCCACCGCGGCTTCGGCGGCTTCGGCATCGGGGGTGCCCTGGAGAAGGAGAACCTGGGCACCATCGTCGGCTGGGTCTGCGACGAACTGCCGAAGGACAAGCCCCGCCACCTGCTGGGCATCTCCGAGCCGGATGACATGTTCACCGCCATCGAGGCGGGCGCGGACACCTTCGACTGTGTGGCACCCACCCGGCTGGCACGTCGTGGCGGCGTCTACACCCTGGATGGCCGGATGAATCTCGAGGGCGCACGCTTCAAGCGTGACTTCCGGGGCATCGACGAGGAGTTCGGCGGGTACGTCTCCGAGAACTACTCCCGGGCCTACATCCGCCACCTGTTCAAGGCGAACGAGTTCCTCGGCATGACCCTGTGCACGATCCATAACCTGAGCTTCATGATCCGGCTGGTGGACAACATCCGCCTCTCGATCGACGGCGGCTACTTCGAGGAATACCGCGACGAGTTCCTGGGCCGCTACTACGCGGCCAAGCCGTAA
- a CDS encoding queuosine precursor transporter, whose protein sequence is MTRTEAQFIPLQRTYYPVIVALFIAVFLISNILATKGVAIGPLITDGAFFLFPLAYVLGDVLAECYGFKAARRAIFTGFAVTLLAVASFYIAIWLPPAGFYESQDEFTHVLGLVPQIVVASLAGYVVGQLLNSWVLVAIKRRTGEKSLWARLIGSTVVGEFGDTLLFCLIAAPVIGISTAPDLLNFVIVGFLWKTLIEVLLLPVTYAVIGWVKKREGYGLAA, encoded by the coding sequence ATGACCAGAACAGAGGCGCAGTTCATCCCGCTGCAGCGTACCTACTACCCCGTCATCGTGGCGCTCTTCATCGCGGTGTTCCTCATCTCCAACATCCTGGCCACCAAGGGCGTGGCCATCGGTCCGCTGATCACGGACGGAGCCTTCTTCCTCTTCCCCCTGGCCTACGTCCTGGGCGACGTGCTGGCCGAGTGCTACGGCTTCAAGGCCGCCCGGCGCGCCATCTTCACCGGTTTCGCGGTGACGCTTCTCGCCGTGGCGTCCTTCTACATCGCGATCTGGCTGCCACCGGCCGGCTTCTACGAGTCCCAGGACGAGTTCACCCACGTCCTGGGTCTGGTGCCGCAGATCGTGGTGGCGTCGCTGGCCGGTTACGTCGTGGGGCAGCTGCTCAACTCGTGGGTGCTCGTCGCCATCAAGCGTCGTACCGGCGAGAAGTCACTGTGGGCCCGCCTCATCGGTTCGACCGTCGTGGGAGAGTTCGGCGACACGCTGCTGTTCTGCCTCATCGCAGCCCCGGTCATCGGCATCTCGACGGCGCCTGACCTGCTCAACTTCGTCATCGTCGGTTTCCTGTGGAAGACGCTCATCGAGGTCCTGCTCCTGCCGGTCACTTACGCGGTGATCGGGTGGGTGAAGAAGCGGGAGGGTTACGGCTTGGCCGCGTAG